The proteins below are encoded in one region of Aestuariivirga litoralis:
- a CDS encoding Na/Pi cotransporter family protein translates to MNPSTLVILNLLGGVALLLWGVRMVRTGILRVWEDQLKHFIEYRLGNRFSAFGAGLLATLLLGSGTATALIVTNIASTGSLPTALGFAVLLGADAGSSVVSSIVASGSNIALWTSPVFLFVGYIVFQSSEELKPHNAGRVMIGLGLMLLSLRLVSAATTPLNEATLFHQVLTAVGQAPVLAFLIGAAMAWAFHSTLASILLVASLLTNGSLELAGAVTFLLGINCGGGLPAFVATLGLPPDARRLPLANLLARAVLALVLLTFPEHLLALMPAGPFTSLQLALAFHVAFNFAVAVIFLPLVNPMSALVKRMIPDSKLPEDPLRSPRYLDATAIAIPAAAIANAHIELARMGEILERMFDTALKAMAGSSMETLKQLEGQDTRLNLYQSAIQSYVNDVSQGQLSGDEARHALEITLYASNLEHAGDIIQLNLKDRIRAKIKEGLAFDDEQHARLAELSLIIQNNIKMAAAVTASRDVGAAQHLIGQKDEFRQLENKVMEAHFTSTLANKATALRESALYIDIIRDLHRINSHIVAAGYPVVDDAGLLRGSRLRDKAKEKSV, encoded by the coding sequence ATGAACCCTTCCACACTCGTCATCCTCAATCTGCTTGGCGGCGTTGCGCTGCTACTTTGGGGTGTGCGCATGGTGCGCACCGGAATTTTGCGGGTCTGGGAAGACCAGCTCAAGCATTTCATCGAATACCGTTTGGGCAACCGTTTCTCAGCCTTTGGTGCGGGCCTGTTGGCCACGCTGCTGCTGGGTAGCGGCACCGCGACGGCGCTGATTGTCACCAATATTGCATCCACGGGAAGCTTGCCGACAGCGCTTGGCTTTGCGGTGCTGCTGGGGGCTGATGCCGGGTCGTCGGTGGTTTCATCCATCGTGGCATCGGGCTCCAACATTGCATTATGGACGTCACCGGTTTTCCTGTTTGTGGGTTACATCGTTTTTCAATCTTCCGAAGAATTGAAACCACACAATGCTGGGCGCGTGATGATCGGGCTGGGCCTGATGCTGCTGTCGCTGCGGCTGGTTTCAGCGGCAACTACGCCGCTCAATGAAGCGACGCTGTTTCACCAGGTGCTCACAGCGGTGGGCCAGGCGCCGGTTCTGGCCTTCCTGATTGGTGCGGCGATGGCCTGGGCGTTCCATTCCACACTGGCCTCGATCCTTCTGGTCGCCTCGCTGCTGACAAATGGCAGTTTGGAGCTGGCCGGCGCTGTCACCTTCCTGCTCGGCATCAATTGTGGCGGTGGCCTACCGGCCTTTGTGGCCACGCTCGGCCTGCCGCCTGATGCGCGCCGCCTGCCGCTGGCCAATCTGCTGGCTCGCGCCGTTCTGGCGTTGGTGCTGCTCACATTCCCTGAGCACCTGTTGGCCCTGATGCCCGCCGGACCGTTCACGTCACTGCAATTGGCATTGGCCTTCCATGTGGCTTTCAATTTTGCCGTCGCGGTGATTTTCCTTCCGCTGGTCAATCCCATGTCGGCCTTGGTGAAGCGGATGATTCCGGATTCCAAACTCCCGGAAGACCCGTTGCGCAGCCCACGCTATCTTGATGCCACCGCAATTGCGATTCCGGCCGCAGCCATTGCCAATGCGCATATTGAACTCGCGCGCATGGGCGAAATCCTGGAGCGGATGTTTGATACGGCTCTCAAAGCCATGGCTGGCTCCAGCATGGAAACTTTGAAGCAGCTTGAGGGCCAGGACACGCGGCTCAATCTCTATCAGTCGGCTATCCAATCCTATGTGAATGATGTCTCGCAGGGGCAGCTCTCTGGCGATGAAGCGCGGCATGCGCTGGAGATCACACTCTATGCCTCGAACCTTGAACATGCCGGAGACATCATACAGCTCAACCTGAAAGACCGCATCCGCGCCAAGATCAAGGAGGGCCTGGCTTTCGATGACGAGCAACATGCGCGGCTGGCTGAACTTTCGCTGATCATCCAGAACAACATCAAGATGGCGGCGGCCGTCACCGCCTCGCGCGACGTAGGTGCTGCCCAGCATCTGATCGGCCAGAAGGACGAATTCCGGCAGCTGGAAAACAAGGTGATGGAGGCGCATTTCACTTCGACACTGGCCAACAAGGCCACGGCTTTGCGTGAAAGCGCTCTCTATATCGACATCATCCGAGACCTGCACCGGATCAATTCACATATCGTGGCTGCAGGCTATCCGGTGGTCGATGATGCCGGTCTGCTACGCGGTTCGCGCCTGCGTGACAAAGCCAAGGAAAAATCAGTCTGA
- a CDS encoding CaiB/BaiF CoA transferase family protein: MNHPPLKDIRVLDLTRVLAGPWATQMLADFGAEVIKIEKPGEGDDTRGWGPPFVKNADGSEGDAAYFHSANRGKKSVCIDMAKPEGASLIKALAAQADILVENFKVGGLAKYGLDYLALSTLNPRLIYCSITGFGQDGPYANRAGYDFMIQGMAGVMSITGEPGGEPQKMGVAFSDVFAGLHAMIGIQAALYAREKTGLGQHIDISLLDSQVSVLANQAMNYLVSGKVPKRLGNAHPNIVPYQTFETADGHIIMAVGNDRQFGEYCKLIGAPHLGEDTRFTTNRGRVEHRDVLIPALRPFMKARSTAEWTQVFEAASVPCGPINTIDQVFENPQVKARGLLRELEAADGSKVPTVSGPVVFSGAERTDARPSPRLGQDTESVLKDLLNLSAEDAQGLRDKGIVS, translated from the coding sequence TTGAACCACCCTCCCCTGAAAGACATTCGCGTTCTTGATCTCACTCGCGTTTTGGCCGGCCCCTGGGCCACCCAGATGCTGGCCGATTTTGGTGCTGAAGTGATCAAGATTGAAAAGCCCGGCGAAGGCGATGACACGCGTGGCTGGGGGCCCCCGTTCGTGAAAAACGCCGATGGCTCTGAAGGTGACGCGGCCTATTTCCATTCTGCCAATAGAGGCAAAAAGTCTGTCTGCATCGACATGGCAAAACCTGAGGGTGCGAGTCTTATCAAGGCTTTGGCAGCGCAGGCTGATATTCTGGTTGAGAATTTCAAAGTGGGTGGCCTGGCCAAATACGGCCTCGACTATTTGGCCCTTTCCACGCTCAATCCGCGGCTGATCTATTGCTCGATCACCGGGTTTGGGCAGGATGGGCCTTATGCCAACCGCGCCGGTTATGACTTCATGATCCAGGGCATGGCGGGGGTGATGTCGATCACCGGAGAGCCCGGTGGTGAACCGCAGAAAATGGGCGTGGCCTTTTCGGATGTGTTTGCCGGGCTGCATGCGATGATCGGCATCCAGGCTGCACTTTATGCGCGCGAGAAAACCGGACTGGGCCAGCACATCGATATTTCATTGCTCGACAGCCAGGTTTCGGTGCTGGCCAATCAGGCGATGAATTATTTGGTCTCCGGCAAGGTGCCGAAGCGGCTGGGCAACGCGCATCCCAATATCGTGCCCTATCAGACTTTTGAAACCGCCGACGGCCATATCATCATGGCGGTGGGCAATGACCGGCAGTTTGGCGAATATTGCAAACTGATTGGTGCGCCGCATCTGGGTGAGGACACGCGCTTCACCACCAATCGCGGGCGCGTCGAACACCGTGATGTGCTGATCCCTGCTTTGCGCCCTTTTATGAAGGCGCGCAGCACGGCAGAATGGACGCAAGTGTTCGAAGCGGCTTCTGTGCCGTGCGGTCCGATCAACACGATCGATCAGGTGTTTGAAAATCCGCAAGTGAAGGCGCGCGGCCTGCTGCGTGAACTTGAAGCGGCGGATGGCAGCAAGGTGCCAACAGTGTCAGGGCCCGTGGTGTTTTCCGGCGCTGAACGCACCGATGCGCGGCCCTCTCCGCGCCTCGGACAGGACACTGAATCCGTCTTGAAGGATTTGCTGAACTTGAGTGCTGAAGACGCACAAGGCTTGCGCGACAAAGGTATCGTGTCATGA
- a CDS encoding GFA family protein translates to MSEVFAGGCQCGAVRYELLERPTGAHICHCRMCQKQFGNFFAALVGVPKPKFRVTRGQMTHFRSSEDVQRGFCRDCGTPLTYEPLKRDGMGISIGSLDRHSEFKPEVQYGTEAREPWFDELHKLPAFPSGEDETGSTAFTQLLPAIKASNRQHPDYDTDIWLEEKHDWEA, encoded by the coding sequence ATGAGCGAGGTTTTCGCCGGCGGGTGCCAATGTGGTGCCGTGCGTTATGAATTGCTGGAGCGGCCCACGGGTGCGCATATCTGCCATTGCCGCATGTGCCAAAAACAGTTTGGCAACTTCTTCGCGGCGCTGGTGGGCGTGCCCAAGCCCAAATTCCGGGTGACGCGTGGGCAGATGACGCACTTCCGCAGCTCGGAAGATGTGCAGCGCGGCTTCTGCCGGGATTGCGGAACGCCGCTGACCTATGAACCGTTGAAGCGCGACGGCATGGGTATCTCCATCGGCTCGCTCGACCGGCACAGCGAATTCAAGCCGGAAGTGCAATATGGCACGGAAGCCCGTGAACCCTGGTTTGATGAATTGCACAAATTGCCCGCCTTCCCTTCGGGTGAAGATGAGACGGGCAGCACAGCGTTCACGCAGCTGCTGCCCGCCATCAAGGCCAGCAACCGCCAGCATCCGGATTATGACACCGATATCTGGCTGGAGGAGAAGCATGACTGGGAAGCCTGA
- a CDS encoding GFA family protein, with product MTGKPETQTWSGGCQCGAVRYRMLARPSGAHLCHCRMCQKHFGNFFSALVEIPKDKFRLTHGKISTFESSDEVYRGFCKSCGTPLSLDAAKESKFYIAIGTMDNYSEFAPQAQFGMESRHDFVQHLHELPAYVSGHDEKGATEFSKLLPGIKASNHQHPDQDTKDWPLPPEKE from the coding sequence ATGACTGGGAAGCCTGAGACCCAGACATGGAGCGGCGGCTGTCAATGTGGTGCCGTGCGCTACCGCATGCTGGCGCGGCCCTCAGGCGCGCATCTCTGCCACTGCCGCATGTGCCAAAAACATTTCGGCAATTTCTTTTCAGCGCTGGTTGAAATTCCAAAAGACAAGTTCCGCCTGACGCACGGCAAGATCAGCACGTTTGAAAGTTCGGATGAAGTTTACCGCGGCTTCTGCAAATCCTGCGGCACGCCGCTTTCGCTGGATGCGGCGAAGGAAAGCAAATTCTATATCGCCATTGGCACCATGGATAATTATTCGGAATTTGCACCACAGGCGCAGTTCGGCATGGAAAGCCGGCATGATTTCGTGCAGCACCTGCACGAACTGCCGGCTTACGTGTCAGGCCACGATGAAAAGGGCGCCACGGAATTTTCCAAGCTGCTGCCGGGCATCAAAGCCTCTAACCATCAGCACCCAGACCAAGACACGAAAGACTGGCCGCTGCCGCCGGAGAAGGAATGA
- a CDS encoding DUF427 domain-containing protein, with translation MAKTEAYWNGQMIAASDHCILVEGNAYFPLQDLRVGFFQPSQRTSVCHWKGNANYFDVVVDGKTNPNAAWTYHAPKDKAVAIKDYVAFWNSVEVTGADAAKPL, from the coding sequence ATGGCCAAAACCGAAGCCTACTGGAACGGGCAAATGATTGCCGCTTCCGATCATTGCATTCTGGTGGAAGGCAATGCCTATTTCCCACTTCAGGATTTGCGCGTTGGGTTTTTTCAACCCTCGCAGCGCACTTCCGTTTGTCACTGGAAGGGTAATGCGAATTATTTCGATGTTGTGGTGGACGGCAAGACCAATCCCAATGCCGCATGGACCTATCATGCGCCGAAGGACAAGGCCGTAGCGATAAAAGACTACGTGGCTTTCTGGAACAGCGTTGAAGTGACGGGCGCTGACGCTGCGAAACCCCTTTGA
- a CDS encoding GlsB/YeaQ/YmgE family stress response membrane protein, which produces MGPYLWTGLIGLVAALIAKLLLPGRNGPRNLFVVALLGVAGSFVGTFLCQFFGIYASGEFGFIGSVVGSVVLLFIWDLMFKKKQPVPMAKVPPPPSPPPPHEAAFGNQT; this is translated from the coding sequence ATGGGCCCCTATCTCTGGACCGGCCTCATCGGCCTGGTGGCGGCACTCATTGCGAAACTGCTGCTGCCCGGACGCAATGGGCCCCGCAATCTCTTTGTTGTTGCACTGCTTGGCGTTGCCGGATCCTTTGTCGGCACATTTCTGTGCCAGTTCTTCGGCATCTACGCGTCCGGCGAATTTGGTTTCATCGGATCGGTGGTGGGGTCAGTGGTTTTGCTGTTCATCTGGGATTTGATGTTCAAGAAGAAGCAACCTGTTCCGATGGCAAAAGTGCCGCCACCGCCTAGCCCTCCTCCCCCGCATGAAGCAGCGTTCGGGAATCAGACGTAA
- a CDS encoding Lrp/AsnC family transcriptional regulator has translation MIDPKDQEILKHLQRDSSIGIEELAALVHMSRNACWRRIKALEERGVIKGRVALLDAAKLNVGLTVIIAIKTAQHDPSWLEKFSNAVQGLPEIIGVYRTTGDTDYVLHAVVPDVAGYDALYKRLIARIPLADVSSSFVMEKIKETTALPLNYV, from the coding sequence ATGATTGATCCCAAGGATCAGGAAATCCTGAAACATCTGCAGCGTGATTCCTCTATCGGCATCGAGGAACTGGCCGCGCTGGTCCATATGTCGCGCAATGCCTGCTGGCGGCGCATCAAGGCGCTTGAAGAGCGCGGCGTGATCAAAGGCCGCGTGGCGCTGCTCGATGCCGCCAAGCTGAATGTGGGGTTGACGGTGATCATCGCCATCAAAACCGCGCAGCATGATCCATCCTGGCTGGAGAAATTTTCCAACGCAGTGCAGGGCCTGCCGGAAATCATCGGCGTTTACCGCACCACTGGCGATACCGATTATGTGCTGCATGCCGTGGTGCCGGATGTGGCGGGCTATGACGCGCTGTACAAACGCCTGATCGCGCGCATCCCGCTCGCCGATGTTTCATCCAGCTTCGTGATGGAAAAAATCAAGGAAACAACGGCGCTGCCGCTCAATTACGTCTGA
- a CDS encoding DUF6356 family protein translates to MKNPKEIFLDHPHAAGESYFEHMAFAFRFSGRLFRAACAAFIHGVVPDAFETTASTTVLTMGEELRARRAALVRGKAEAALS, encoded by the coding sequence ATGAAGAACCCCAAAGAAATCTTCCTCGACCACCCGCATGCCGCCGGGGAAAGCTATTTCGAGCATATGGCCTTTGCCTTCCGGTTTTCGGGCCGCCTGTTCCGTGCCGCCTGTGCGGCTTTTATCCACGGCGTGGTGCCCGATGCGTTTGAGACCACCGCGTCCACCACGGTTCTCACTATGGGTGAGGAACTGCGTGCACGGCGCGCAGCTTTGGTGCGCGGCAAGGCGGAAGCTGCCTTGAGCTGA
- a CDS encoding virulence factor, producing the protein MANLIITYWRDIPSAVSVKIGRKEEKRMLDNRFMEAIDMAAMRSGSTDTDAYLADWRRGEPQAVSDDMATEADKAKAALEAEYTQDKIKALIANGGKASS; encoded by the coding sequence ATGGCCAATCTCATCATCACTTACTGGCGCGACATTCCTTCCGCCGTCTCCGTCAAGATCGGGCGCAAGGAAGAAAAGCGCATGCTGGACAACCGCTTCATGGAAGCGATCGACATGGCGGCGATGCGCTCCGGCTCTACTGATACTGACGCCTATCTGGCCGATTGGCGGCGCGGCGAGCCTCAAGCCGTCAGCGATGACATGGCCACCGAGGCCGACAAGGCCAAGGCCGCACTTGAAGCCGAATACACCCAGGACAAAATCAAAGCCCTCATCGCCAATGGCGGGAAAGCCTCATCATGA
- a CDS encoding methyltetrahydrofolate cobalamin methyltransferase, with product MTHTLVASATRSHIIGFDKPFTVIGERINPTGRKKLAAEMQAGNFETVIKDALAQMAAGAHILDVNAGVTAVNPNETEPPLMKQTLEIVMSVTDMPLCIDSSVTSALKMGLETAKGRPLVNSVTGEEEKLEAILPLVAKYNVPVVAISNDETGISEDPDVRFAVAKKIVERAADFGIKPEDIVVDPLVMPIGAMGTAGQQVFRLVRRLREELKVNTTCGASNVSFGMPNRRALTGYFLAMAASHGMTSAIMNPLHDEDMHAIFGANVLNGTDAHCRFWNNKFREMTNAPSAAAQAAGEISSNEDIAARRAARESRRRR from the coding sequence ATGACCCATACTCTCGTGGCTTCTGCCACCCGTAGCCACATCATTGGCTTTGACAAGCCGTTCACGGTGATCGGCGAGCGCATCAATCCCACCGGCCGCAAGAAGTTGGCCGCTGAAATGCAGGCCGGCAATTTCGAAACGGTGATCAAGGACGCGCTTGCCCAGATGGCTGCCGGTGCCCACATCCTCGACGTCAATGCCGGCGTGACTGCCGTGAACCCCAACGAGACCGAGCCGCCGCTGATGAAGCAGACGCTTGAGATCGTGATGAGTGTCACCGACATGCCGCTCTGCATCGACTCCTCCGTCACCTCCGCTCTCAAGATGGGCCTCGAAACCGCTAAGGGCCGCCCGCTGGTGAACTCGGTGACTGGCGAAGAAGAAAAGCTGGAAGCCATTCTCCCGCTGGTCGCCAAATACAATGTTCCCGTGGTTGCCATCTCGAATGACGAGACCGGCATTTCAGAAGATCCGGACGTGCGTTTCGCCGTGGCCAAGAAAATCGTCGAGCGCGCTGCCGATTTCGGCATCAAGCCGGAAGACATCGTGGTCGATCCGCTGGTGATGCCGATTGGCGCCATGGGCACCGCCGGCCAGCAGGTGTTCCGCCTGGTGCGCCGCCTGCGCGAAGAGCTAAAGGTCAACACCACCTGCGGCGCCTCCAACGTGTCGTTCGGCATGCCGAACCGCCGCGCGCTGACCGGCTATTTCCTCGCCATGGCCGCCAGCCACGGCATGACCAGCGCCATCATGAACCCGCTGCATGATGAAGACATGCACGCCATTTTCGGCGCCAACGTGCTGAACGGCACGGATGCACATTGCCGTTTCTGGAACAACAAGTTCCGCGAAATGACCAATGCCCCGTCAGCGGCTGCACAGGCTGCGGGCGAAATTTCGTCTAACGAAGACATCGCCGCCCGCCGCGCCGCACGTGAAAGTCGCCGCCGCAGGTAA
- a CDS encoding GNAT family N-acetyltransferase, protein MEIRPGNFDDARVRALLEYHLRGMHASSPPGHVFALDWSGLQKPGISFWVIWVADQAVAMGALKELGDGTGEIKSMRVADGQAGKGYGKAMLAHIIAEAKARGLKRLSLETGSGGPFDAAVGLYRANGFKEGDAFGDYVKSDFCQFFHLDLV, encoded by the coding sequence ATGGAAATCAGGCCCGGAAATTTCGATGACGCCCGCGTGCGCGCCCTGCTGGAATACCATCTGCGCGGCATGCATGCGAGCTCACCGCCCGGCCATGTTTTCGCACTCGATTGGAGCGGCCTGCAGAAGCCCGGGATCAGCTTCTGGGTGATCTGGGTGGCGGATCAGGCCGTCGCCATGGGTGCGCTGAAAGAGCTAGGTGACGGCACAGGCGAAATCAAATCCATGCGCGTGGCCGACGGCCAGGCCGGCAAGGGCTACGGCAAGGCCATGCTGGCCCATATTATCGCGGAGGCGAAGGCGCGGGGCCTGAAACGCCTGTCGCTGGAAACCGGTTCCGGCGGCCCCTTCGATGCAGCCGTAGGCCTGTACCGCGCCAACGGCTTCAAGGAAGGCGACGCGTTCGGGGATTACGTGAAGTCAGATTTCTGCCAGTTCTTCCATCTGGACTTGGTCTAG